A window of Bacillus toyonensis BCT-7112 genomic DNA:
TCCTGAAAATAACATCACTGCTACCACATATTTAGATCTTGATTTAACGTACGCTTCAAATGTGACTGGTGCAGAAATTGATGCTAATATTAAAAAATATCATCCAGACAGCCCATTAATTGGACATGGGAATGACTTTGTTGAAGCTCAAGCTAAACATGGTGTCAATGCTCTTTATTTAGCTGCACACGCTATTTTAGAATCGGGATATGGTAAATCTGAAATTGCATATCGTAAACATAACCTATTTGGGTTACGTGCTTACGATGCTGATCCATTTAAGTATGCGAAATATTTACCAACTTTCGGTGATAGTATTTCTTATAACGCAAACTACGTAAGAGAAAAGTACTTAGAAGCAAACGGATCATACTTTAACGGACCAACATTAAAAGGCATGAATGTCATGTATTCAACAGATCAAGAGTGGTCTGCTAAAATCGTAAAAATAATGGAACGTATTAAACCTTTCCAGAAAAAAGATTATGTATATGCGAAAAAATTACCTAAAAATCCAAACTCTTTAAATGTCGACGCCCTATCAAGTGATATTCCATATAAAACATACTCACAAGGAACGACAAAAACTGTTAAACTAGCTACTTCCTATTACGTTGTACCATATCCATTTGATGGTACAATTAAAAGTCAGTCAGTTACGAAAAATGATCAAGGCACACTAGCAACGGGTACACCTGTATTTATTTATCGTGAAGATCCAAACGGATGGATTGAATTCTCACTCACAATGAATGGAAATAAATATTGGGTATTAAAAGCTGGATTAAATATGTAAATAAAATACCCCTTTTAGAAAAAGCTAAAAGGGGTATTTTATATGTTTTAAATTATTAATAGGTTTGATGAGGTTAAAGTTGCTGTGCGCAAATATATGCACTTGTATAACTATCAAAGATTTCAAAAAAACTAAGCAACCTGAGTCCATATAAATATAGAACTCAGGTTGCTTAGTTGCGCTTTTTTAATACGGGGGCATTTCACAACGAACGCCCTCCTCTTATTTTATAAAACCCAAAACTAACAAGTGTAGAAATACACGAGAACAGCAGCGCCACACTAGAAAATGCAATGAGATACATATTATATTTCATTACTTTCCCGATGAGTTGGTTACTGTCGTACTGAAAAAGTTCTGCTATTATATTAAATAAAAACAATACGATAAACATGAAGATGACACCGTCAATGGATCCTTTAATGTCTGGTTTACTTAAAGCGATATGTGCAGAAATACAAATAGCGATAAATAAAAATAACCAAAAGGAAGGATTCAATAAATTGTTTATTGTAAATAAGCTTTTCAATAATACGAACGTCGACAAGAGCATGTTTTGAACCATTTCTAAAGTAATAGAAGTAGATGCAATCGTCTTTTCGAGAGTTGTATTAAATAAAAAATATGACTCTGGTACGAAATAGCGCATGAAAAGGATTAATGCAGTAATACCAGAAATAATAGGGCCAATTCCAATGAAGAAATTCCCAATTCGTTGATATACACTTTTTTGATTGTATTGATGTTGTACGTAACCTAACGCACCTTGGCTCGTATCTGTTGGGAAGAACTGCGTTGCTACAATTTTATGACGAAATAGTACGCACATAATGGCATGTCCAAGTTCATGAATAGGAACACCAATCCACGCAGTCAAAAGAAATCCTTTTCTTCCGAAAGCCCTCCACCAATACATTCGTGTGAGAGATTCTAAATAACCTAATAGAAATCCGATTACAATGATGACTCCAATTAAAGAAAATAACTGGATCACGCTTGTAAGGAGTATTTGAAAAATTGAGTTTACAAATTCCATTGCCTTTCATCCAATCTGTTTAAAGTTTCACTTTAGTTGCTCTGTTTCATAATAGCATTATTTTTCTAGATTACTAGTCTATATATTTTCTTTCAAAAGCAGGATTTCATAATCTGTTTCTTGTAGTCATGTTTTATGTCCAAAGTCATATATTGAACTTGTAACATCCTATAAGATATATGCTTAAGGAGGGATGAGAGCGTGAAATGTCCAGCATGTCATACAGAAAATGCAGTAGAAGCAAAGTTTTGCGGGAATTGTGGACATTCGTTAACCGAAGAAGTAGTAGCAAGTGGTGTCCAAGAAGAAAACCAGCAATCATCGCATGCAGAGCAAGCGAAGGAAACTCGTCCAAATGAAACGGTAGAGCAAGCAAAGCGTTTTACGAGTGGCTATTTTCGGTTTTTTAAACAGGCATTTCAAGCACCGACAGCGATTATGCAAAGTGGCAATGTCGAAGTGCGAAATGGAATTGTCAGTCTTGTTCTTATTTGTTTTTTAGGAGCATGTATTTTTTATAGAATGATGAGTGCTGGTGCAGCTGTTACGAGAACGCTAGTGCCAGAAGTATATACTCCTACATTTTTGGGAGAATCTGTAACGGTATTTTTCTTTTTATTAATTTTAACTTTGTTTGTTGGATTCATTATTTTTATAAGTGGTAAGATGATGAAATCCTCTTTTTCGTTTCTTGAAGTATTCGGCATATGGGGAACGATAGCAACGCCGGTTATTGCTATTTTAGTCCTTACTTTTCTTTTTAGTTTCTTATTAATCTTTTTCTCACCGATATTATTATCTTTAGCTACAACTTATATAGGGATTAGTATAATTGTAGCCATATTAAAATTAGATAACGGCGGATTAGATCTTGTTTATACACTTCTTATTGCAAATGTTTTCATTGGAATCGCAACATTTATTGTACTTTGGTCTTACATTAGCACTGTAATTCAAGCCTTTACACAGGGATTAACTGGCTTCTAATGCAAAGGTGGTTGAACGGATGAATGTATGTACAAAGTGTGGAACGCAGTTTGTAGATGGTGTGCAATTTTGTCAAAACTGCGGTACAAAGAGAGAAATTCCAGTGGTGAAGAAGAAAATGGGGAGCGGTACAAAAATTGGCATTACACTTTTAGCACTACTTGTTATAGCGATTGTTGGATTGTATTTGTATGGATCATCGTATTATGCGCAGGTGGCACAAGTAGACCGGATGATTACGATTTTACAAGAGAGAGACGGAGAAAAATTAGCTGAGATTATTACGACAGATGACCCATCGGTTATTGTAACGAGAGAGAGTTTCAAGCCTCTATTTTCATATATAAAAGAAAATCCGTCTTACGTGAATGAATTGAAACAATATTTAAAGCAAGGTGAAAAGCAAGGGGACGGAATTGAAAGAGCGGATTTTTCTTTAACGAAAGACGGGAAACATTACTTTATATTTGATCGGTATAAATTGAAGGCAAGGACGTATTATACGACTTTGCTTTCAAATGAAAAAGGTGCATCTTTAAAAATGAACGGAAAAGAAATCGATAAGACAGAAGACAAAAATTTTCAGAAGCAATATGGACCGTTTCTTCCAGGAGCTCAAGTGTTTCAAGTGGAATATAAAAATGACCATGTAAAACTATCACGCGAGGAAAAAGTTGTACTTATGAAACAAAGTCAAAATAATGTAACGATAGATTTAACGTTGCAAGGGCAATATATTACAGTTCAAACGAACGCGCCTGGTGCGACATTATATGTGAATCAAAAGCCAGTTACCGCATTGACCGGAGAAGAAATTACGTGGGGTCCCGTAGCAACTGATGGAAGTGCGACGATTTATTTAGAACGCAATGGAGAAAGCGGAAGGGAAACAACAAAAGTAGAAACGGTAACAGCACTTTCGGCTTATAACCTTCCATTCGAAAAGAAAAGCGTAGAAAAAACAGTCGTTTACAATGTTACTCCGCCACCTACGACTGGGTATGTATACAATGGTTTTATCTTCCCTGATAGTAATATTCGAAAATTAACGAATGCAGATTTAACGTATGTAACGAAAGAACAGTTGAAAATTGCTAGAAACGAAATATACGCAAGACATGGAAATATATTTCAAACGAAAGATATGCAAGCGTATTTTTCAAAACAGTCTTGGTACAGAGAAAATCCGTATTTTACAGGAAAGCTAACGGATATTGAAGCTTATAATGTTGAATTGATTAAATCAAGAGAATAGCGTTCGTGAAAAAGGTACAGTGTGTATTACTGTACCTTTTCTATGATTATTTAGCTGGACCAGGATCTCTTGAGAAAAAGATGTGAAAGAGAAATGTGACTTTACTTGCTTTTCCTGATGTACTAGCCTGTACGGCGGATAAAGAACTAGGTGATAAAGCTACTTCAGAATAGGGTGCTACGACTGTTTTGAGATTATGATCTGAATCTCCTGATGTAGTAACCGTTATTGTATCTGCAGATAAGTTAATAACTTTAATAGTACCACTTGGAAATATGGACTTACCAGCATGTGATGCTGAAGCGAAGCGAGTGCCTTTCCAAATATCTTGTGCGTAGGTATCGTTGTCAGATAACCAAGCACGAGCGCTGTATATGGTTGCGTTAATGGAAAATTCTTGGTCAAGTGGCGTGGCGGCTTTCGGTTCTTGCGGTTCATCTGGAGTTTGAGCGAGAAGGCCAGGGCACATGTATGTTTCACCTACTTTCAATAGTTACTGTTATAGCATATTAAACATGTTGTTTATAAGACACGACGGTTACCTATTCAGGCATAGGTTTGTGCACTAAATTTGTAGATGAAATATTATTTCTTTACAATGGGAATAGGTGTTATTTCTATAAAATATGGAAATTGTAAAGAGTAGGTAAAAAAGAAGGAGTGGTAAAGTGAACTATGTCATTATTGGCGGAGATGCAGCTGGGATGAGTGCAGCCATGCAAATTGTAAGAAACGATGAAACTGCAAAAGTTGTGACGTTAGAAAAAGGTGAAATCTATTCATACGCTCAGTGCGGATTACCGTATGTCATTAGTGGTGCTATTGCTTCGACGGAAAAATTAATTGCGCGTAACGTGAAGACGTTTCGTGATAAGTACGGAATTGATGCGAAAGTGCGACATGAAGTAACGAAAGTAGATACGGAAAAGAAAATTGTGTACGCAAAGCATACGGAGACGAAAGATGTTTTTGAATTTACGTATGACCGTTTATTAATTGCGACGGGAGTGCGTCCTGTTATGCCAGAATGGGAAGGACGAGAGTTACAAGGCATTCATCTTTTAAAAACAATTCCAGATGCTGAGCGTATATTAAAAACGTTAGAAACAAACAAAGTTGAAGACGTAACAATTATTGGCGGCGGTGCGATTGGACTGGAGATGGCAGAAACATTTGTCGAGCTTGGTAAGAAAGTAAGAATGATTGAGCGAAATAATCATATCGGTACGATTTATGATGCAGATATGGCGGAATATATACATAAAGAAGCGGATAAACATCATATTGAAATTGTAACGAATGAAAATGTAAAAGCTTTTAGAGGAAAAGAGCGAGTAGAGGAGATTGAAACGGATAAAGGTACATATAAAGCAGATCTTGTTTTAGTATCTGTCGGAGTAAAGCCAAATACTGATTTTCTTGAAGGAACCAATATACGTACAAATCATAAAGGGGCAATTGAAGTAAATGCATATATGCAAACGAATGTGCAAGACGTATATGCTGCTGGTGATTGCGCGACACATTATCACGTTATAAAAGAAATTCATGATCATATTCCAATTGGAACGACTGCCAATAAACAAGGACGACTTGCTGGACTCAATATGGTTGATAAACGAAGATCATTTAAAGGTACGTTAGGTACAGGCATTATTAAATTTATGGATTTGACACTCGCGAGAACAGGCTTAAATGAAAAAGAAGCGAAAGGGCTCAATATCCCGTATAAAACAGTTAAAGTAGATTCAACAAATATGGCGGGCTATTATCCAAATGCGAAACCACTTTATTT
This region includes:
- a CDS encoding zinc ribbon domain-containing protein, translating into MKCPACHTENAVEAKFCGNCGHSLTEEVVASGVQEENQQSSHAEQAKETRPNETVEQAKRFTSGYFRFFKQAFQAPTAIMQSGNVEVRNGIVSLVLICFLGACIFYRMMSAGAAVTRTLVPEVYTPTFLGESVTVFFFLLILTLFVGFIIFISGKMMKSSFSFLEVFGIWGTIATPVIAILVLTFLFSFLLIFFSPILLSLATTYIGISIIVAILKLDNGGLDLVYTLLIANVFIGIATFIVLWSYISTVIQAFTQGLTGF
- a CDS encoding glucosaminidase domain-containing protein translates to MFKKAAAIVLTSSIISIPITGLAETVTTSNTATVNVNAVKQSGWVQQNGKWYYLNSSGIMQTGWLFDQGVWYYLNASGAMQTGWLLDQGVWYYLNSNGSMKTGWLLDQGVWYYLNASGAMQTGWLLNQGVWYYLNSNGSMKTGWLLDNNKWYYLNSSGGMKIGWLQDGNNRYYLQNDGSMKIGWLQVNNTWYYLNASGAMQTSWSFIDGSWYYLQNNGAMKTDWLQDGDTWYYLQSNGMMQTGTASINGTTYHFDKSGAWIPENNITATTYLDLDLTYASNVTGAEIDANIKKYHPDSPLIGHGNDFVEAQAKHGVNALYLAAHAILESGYGKSEIAYRKHNLFGLRAYDADPFKYAKYLPTFGDSISYNANYVREKYLEANGSYFNGPTLKGMNVMYSTDQEWSAKIVKIMERIKPFQKKDYVYAKKLPKNPNSLNVDALSSDIPYKTYSQGTTKTVKLATSYYVVPYPFDGTIKSQSVTKNDQGTLATGTPVFIYREDPNGWIEFSLTMNGNKYWVLKAGLNM
- a CDS encoding TcaA 3rd/4th domain-containing protein, which encodes MNVCTKCGTQFVDGVQFCQNCGTKREIPVVKKKMGSGTKIGITLLALLVIAIVGLYLYGSSYYAQVAQVDRMITILQERDGEKLAEIITTDDPSVIVTRESFKPLFSYIKENPSYVNELKQYLKQGEKQGDGIERADFSLTKDGKHYFIFDRYKLKARTYYTTLLSNEKGASLKMNGKEIDKTEDKNFQKQYGPFLPGAQVFQVEYKNDHVKLSREEKVVLMKQSQNNVTIDLTLQGQYITVQTNAPGATLYVNQKPVTALTGEEITWGPVATDGSATIYLERNGESGRETTKVETVTALSAYNLPFEKKSVEKTVVYNVTPPPTTGYVYNGFIFPDSNIRKLTNADLTYVTKEQLKIARNEIYARHGNIFQTKDMQAYFSKQSWYRENPYFTGKLTDIEAYNVELIKSRE
- a CDS encoding FAD-dependent oxidoreductase, with product MNYVIIGGDAAGMSAAMQIVRNDETAKVVTLEKGEIYSYAQCGLPYVISGAIASTEKLIARNVKTFRDKYGIDAKVRHEVTKVDTEKKIVYAKHTETKDVFEFTYDRLLIATGVRPVMPEWEGRELQGIHLLKTIPDAERILKTLETNKVEDVTIIGGGAIGLEMAETFVELGKKVRMIERNNHIGTIYDADMAEYIHKEADKHHIEIVTNENVKAFRGKERVEEIETDKGTYKADLVLVSVGVKPNTDFLEGTNIRTNHKGAIEVNAYMQTNVQDVYAAGDCATHYHVIKEIHDHIPIGTTANKQGRLAGLNMVDKRRSFKGTLGTGIIKFMDLTLARTGLNEKEAKGLNIPYKTVKVDSTNMAGYYPNAKPLYLKLLYRSDTKQLLGGQVIGEEGVDKRIDVIAMALFNKMSIHDLEDVDLSYAPPYNSVWDPIQQAARRAE